The following are encoded together in the Cyanobacterium aponinum PCC 10605 genome:
- a CDS encoding hybrid sensor histidine kinase/response regulator: protein MSLRSRIILLFIMPMISAMGLFGYISFQNSNRAIEKLAQKLQGEINEKVSEQLTEYLSTPLSINQINLDNRELGIIDFNNFSLMEKYLWYQINQFPHIGFIGYATETGNLIGVERLDDKEIEINIMDNSSPYNLRIYNLDQKGNKIAQKTVIPNFINQQRPWYQKAVEAREATWSDVFIYQGTPRLAISAVVPIYNQENQLEGVLFSDLLLSLISNFLKDLSVSKTGEIIIVDDNNYLVASSLEKPFIITNPDAKKIEQQPERISLENSQHEKIRQLSTNINKKFSSLNNLKESQFWQVKLDNQYYFIQAFPYNNYLTKPWYILILIPKQDLVGDIEANTKLTIIIWFFILLIALFLALWTTNYITKPILLLDRALSNFQKGNHQSPIILKRRDELGHLAIAFNEMTNEIQELVQNLEEKVKDRTKELSEAKDKAEVANQAKSEFLANMSHELRTPLNAILGFAQIMRKSPTLPEEHQESIEIINRSGEHLLTLINNILDLSKIEAGKITLNKENIDLYKLLDEIEDIFKYKAEKKGIHLIFEKLDNLPQFIKTDAPKLRQIIINLVSNAIKFTEEGGVSLQGTINKLNNNEKKVELLFIIRDTGKGIKHQELATLFQPFTQTKSGKEVNEGTGLGLSISKKFVELMGGNIKVSSEENVGTIFSFTVQTEIIPDYEVKSNQIMPQVVGIEANEKTYKILIVDDKEINCQLLVKLLKPFGFELKEANNGKQAVKIWEKWQPHLIFMDMRMPVMDGYEATKIIKGTTKGNATAIIAVTASVLEEEKAIILSAGCDDFVRKPFRQETIFSMLSKHLGVNFIYEQIEENQSTEIISELTAKDFVAMPQEWLKKLYKASIDLDEQLILDLIQEIPDSHKSLIQGLKNIVDSLEFDRITTLIDEI from the coding sequence ATGTCTTTACGCTCACGTATTATTTTATTATTTATAATGCCCATGATTAGTGCCATGGGTTTGTTTGGCTATATTTCCTTTCAAAATAGTAATAGAGCAATAGAAAAATTAGCACAAAAATTACAGGGAGAAATTAACGAAAAAGTTAGTGAGCAATTAACTGAATATTTATCAACCCCTTTATCAATTAATCAAATTAATTTAGATAATCGTGAACTAGGGATTATTGATTTTAATAATTTTTCTTTAATGGAAAAATACCTTTGGTATCAAATTAATCAATTTCCTCATATTGGGTTTATAGGTTATGCTACAGAGACAGGAAATTTAATAGGAGTAGAGAGATTAGATGATAAAGAAATAGAAATTAATATAATGGATAATTCTTCTCCTTATAATTTAAGAATTTATAATCTGGATCAAAAAGGGAATAAAATAGCCCAAAAAACTGTTATTCCTAATTTTATTAATCAACAAAGACCTTGGTATCAAAAAGCTGTTGAAGCCAGAGAAGCAACATGGAGTGATGTTTTCATTTATCAAGGCACTCCTCGTCTCGCAATTTCTGCTGTTGTGCCTATTTATAACCAAGAAAATCAATTAGAAGGGGTTTTATTTAGTGATTTATTATTATCTTTAATTAGCAATTTTTTAAAAGATTTATCAGTTAGTAAAACAGGAGAAATTATTATTGTAGATGATAATAACTATTTAGTAGCCAGTTCTTTAGAAAAACCATTTATTATCACTAATCCTGATGCCAAAAAAATTGAGCAACAACCAGAAAGAATTAGTTTAGAAAATAGTCAGCATGAAAAAATTAGACAATTATCTACTAATATAAATAAAAAATTTAGCTCTTTAAATAACTTAAAAGAATCACAATTTTGGCAAGTAAAACTAGATAATCAATACTATTTTATTCAGGCTTTTCCCTACAACAATTATCTAACAAAACCTTGGTATATTTTGATTTTAATTCCAAAACAAGACTTAGTAGGAGACATCGAAGCCAATACAAAATTAACTATTATAATTTGGTTTTTTATCCTTTTAATCGCTCTTTTTCTTGCTTTATGGACGACTAACTACATTACAAAACCTATTTTACTACTCGATCGCGCCTTGAGCAATTTTCAAAAAGGAAATCATCAATCTCCGATTATTTTAAAACGTCGAGATGAATTAGGACATTTAGCGATCGCTTTTAACGAAATGACAAATGAGATACAGGAATTGGTGCAAAACTTAGAAGAAAAAGTCAAAGATAGAACAAAAGAACTGTCAGAGGCAAAAGATAAAGCAGAAGTAGCGAATCAAGCCAAGAGTGAATTTTTAGCGAATATGAGCCATGAATTGCGCACTCCCCTCAATGCGATTCTTGGATTTGCCCAAATTATGCGTAAATCTCCCACATTACCAGAAGAACATCAAGAAAGTATAGAAATAATTAATCGTAGTGGAGAACACCTATTAACTTTAATTAATAATATTTTAGACTTATCAAAAATTGAAGCAGGGAAGATTACCCTAAATAAAGAGAATATTGATTTATATAAACTATTAGATGAAATCGAAGATATTTTTAAATATAAAGCAGAAAAAAAAGGCATACATTTAATTTTTGAAAAATTAGATAACTTACCCCAATTTATTAAAACTGATGCACCTAAATTACGGCAAATAATTATTAATTTAGTGAGTAATGCCATTAAATTTACAGAAGAAGGAGGAGTTTCCCTTCAGGGGACAATAAATAAACTTAATAACAATGAAAAAAAAGTAGAATTATTATTTATAATTAGAGATACAGGAAAAGGAATTAAGCACCAAGAATTAGCTACTTTATTTCAACCTTTTACTCAAACAAAATCAGGAAAAGAAGTGAATGAAGGCACAGGTTTAGGGTTATCTATTAGCAAAAAATTTGTTGAATTAATGGGGGGTAATATAAAAGTTAGTAGCGAGGAAAATGTGGGTACTATTTTTTCTTTTACCGTTCAAACAGAAATAATACCAGACTATGAAGTTAAATCAAATCAGATAATGCCCCAAGTAGTTGGTATTGAAGCCAATGAAAAAACATATAAAATATTGATAGTGGATGATAAAGAAATTAACTGTCAACTATTAGTTAAATTATTAAAACCTTTTGGCTTTGAATTAAAAGAGGCGAATAACGGAAAACAGGCAGTAAAAATTTGGGAAAAATGGCAACCTCATCTAATTTTTATGGATATGAGAATGCCCGTTATGGATGGTTATGAAGCTACAAAAATTATTAAAGGTACAACTAAAGGTAATGCTACAGCTATTATTGCCGTTACTGCCAGTGTTTTAGAAGAGGAAAAAGCAATTATTTTATCAGCCGGTTGTGATGATTTTGTGCGTAAGCCCTTTCGACAAGAAACTATATTTTCGATGTTGAGCAAACATTTAGGAGTTAACTTTATTTATGAACAAATAGAAGAAAATCAATCTACAGAAATAATCTCAGAATTAACAGCAAAGGATTTTGTCGCTATGCCTCAAGAGTGGTTAAAAAAATTATATAAAGCTAGTATTGATTTAGATGAGCAATTAATATTAGACTTAATTCAAGAAATACCAGACTCTCATAAGTCTTTAATTCAAGGATTAAAAAATATTGTTGACTCTTTAGAGTTCGATCGAATCACTACTCTAATTGACGAAATTTAA
- a CDS encoding transglycosylase SLT domain-containing protein translates to MKTDKSKKNQVIIQIVVILAVCVAGATFFTPKLLEILNSVLISPFEKKPEYRLDAPSEVLPLANLTPSERKASLEVIANKDTSSLDVNRAKYLLAVDALRNDFDGAKALQYLENLDRTYPILAPYVLLLQGRAYELNNNTEKAQKIWQDVINKYPDELVSAQAYYKLGNYDPKFFQEAINRFPQHPRTHDIAIKLLEENPQQKELLLLLAEYDIVPENKARVDRLVKEYSQELEPQQWDIVGNYYWETGNYNLVSSAYEKGTSTPQNLYRIARSYQVSDKEKEAKTAYFKLVETYPDAPETGLAWRRLATISGGEEALSFLNRVDEKYPDEVVIALREKATLLTQLGRYQEATNVRDTILQKYPQSEEAADYRWQIAKDFADSGDYVSAWQWAQQISVNNPDSGVAPKAGFWIGKWAEKLGQNQEATKAYEYVLQNHPHSYYAWRSAVRLGKDVGDFNNLRSLPLQVEIPQQRPIPPAGSNQFKELFLLGEDQDAIDLFTAEIGKKSSSTDTLPVVTVSEQFVQGLLKQNQGKYLESINLIWNLKNRDNPEDIGEWQILRRSPEYWYALFPFPYEELIVKWSKKRNLNPFLVVSLMRQESRFEKDIKSPVGATGLMQIMPETGAWIAPQINIKEYSLTDPEDNIKMGTWYLNYTHDTYNDNSMLAIASYNAGPGNVSNWISRYSLADIDEFVENIPFPETKNYVETVFGNYWNYVELYDPKIEEKLN, encoded by the coding sequence ATGAAGACCGATAAAAGCAAAAAAAATCAAGTCATTATCCAAATAGTGGTGATTTTGGCTGTGTGTGTGGCAGGTGCAACTTTTTTTACACCTAAATTACTGGAAATTTTAAATAGTGTTTTGATTTCTCCCTTTGAGAAAAAACCAGAGTATCGATTAGATGCCCCTTCTGAAGTCTTGCCTCTTGCTAATTTAACTCCATCGGAAAGAAAAGCTAGTTTAGAGGTAATTGCTAATAAGGATACTTCTTCTCTGGATGTTAATCGGGCAAAATATTTATTAGCGGTGGATGCTTTGAGAAATGATTTTGATGGAGCAAAAGCCTTACAATATTTGGAAAATCTCGATCGCACCTATCCTATTTTAGCCCCTTATGTTCTTTTGTTACAGGGTAGAGCCTACGAACTAAATAACAATACAGAAAAAGCACAGAAAATCTGGCAGGATGTGATTAATAAATATCCTGATGAGTTAGTGAGTGCCCAAGCCTATTATAAACTAGGTAATTATGACCCTAAATTTTTCCAAGAAGCTATTAATAGATTCCCTCAACATCCCCGCACCCATGATATTGCAATTAAACTACTAGAAGAAAATCCTCAACAAAAAGAATTATTACTACTCCTTGCCGAATATGATATTGTACCCGAAAACAAAGCAAGAGTCGATCGCCTCGTCAAAGAATATAGTCAAGAATTAGAGCCTCAACAGTGGGATATTGTTGGTAACTACTATTGGGAAACAGGCAATTATAACCTTGTGTCTTCTGCTTATGAAAAAGGCACATCCACCCCACAAAATTTATATAGAATTGCCCGAAGTTATCAAGTATCTGACAAAGAAAAAGAAGCCAAAACCGCTTATTTCAAGTTAGTAGAAACCTATCCAGATGCCCCAGAAACAGGGTTGGCATGGCGCCGATTAGCGACCATTTCTGGTGGAGAAGAAGCCCTTTCTTTCCTTAATAGAGTAGATGAAAAATATCCTGATGAAGTTGTCATCGCATTAAGAGAAAAAGCAACCCTTTTAACTCAATTAGGTAGGTATCAAGAAGCCACCAACGTTAGAGATACAATTTTACAAAAATATCCCCAAAGTGAGGAGGCGGCCGACTATCGTTGGCAAATAGCGAAAGATTTTGCCGATAGCGGTGATTATGTTTCTGCATGGCAGTGGGCGCAACAAATTAGTGTTAATAACCCCGATAGTGGAGTTGCACCAAAAGCAGGATTTTGGATTGGGAAATGGGCAGAAAAACTGGGGCAAAATCAAGAAGCAACTAAAGCCTATGAATATGTTTTACAAAATCATCCCCATTCTTATTATGCTTGGCGTTCTGCAGTTCGCCTAGGGAAAGATGTGGGAGATTTTAATAATTTACGTAGTTTGCCTTTACAAGTAGAAATCCCACAACAGCGCCCTATTCCTCCTGCTGGATCAAATCAGTTTAAAGAGTTATTCTTATTAGGAGAAGATCAAGATGCGATCGACCTTTTTACCGCAGAAATAGGGAAGAAAAGCAGTAGCACAGACACCTTGCCTGTAGTCACAGTATCTGAACAATTTGTCCAAGGATTATTAAAACAAAATCAAGGAAAATATTTAGAAAGTATCAATTTAATTTGGAATTTAAAAAACAGAGATAATCCAGAAGATATAGGAGAATGGCAAATCTTACGTAGAAGTCCTGAATATTGGTATGCTTTATTCCCATTTCCCTATGAAGAATTAATCGTAAAATGGTCAAAAAAAAGAAACTTAAATCCCTTTTTAGTTGTCTCTTTAATGCGCCAAGAATCCCGTTTTGAGAAGGATATAAAATCCCCTGTTGGTGCTACAGGTTTAATGCAAATTATGCCAGAAACAGGTGCTTGGATTGCCCCTCAAATTAACATTAAAGAATACTCTCTCACTGATCCAGAAGATAACATTAAAATGGGTACATGGTACTTAAATTATACTCATGATACTTACAATGATAATTCCATGTTAGCGATCGCAAGTTATAATGCGGGGCCAGGCAATGTAAGTAATTGGATTAGTCGTTACAGTCTTGCAGATATAGATGAATTTGTGGAGAATATACCCTTTCCAGAAACCAAAAATTATGTGGAAACAGTATTTGGAAATTATTGGAATTATGTAGAATTATACGATCCTAAAATTGAGGAAAAATTAAATTAG
- a CDS encoding diguanylate cyclase domain-containing protein: MFEKETYDLLIVDDIAENIKVLANILTHSNYNVRKALSGKVALRSIKSSPPDLILLDIKMPEMDGYQVCQILKEDPETKSIPIIFISALNEVFDKVRAFQMGAVDYITKPFQIEEVIARINNQLTIQKQKKLLQQEIEKRKETEEILYQSRALLASILNTSLDGIVALQAVRKPLSTHIDDFRCLVVNPVFAKIINRHRDDLVGKLVGKKIMSKIDPNLFSKLVDVVDNGGVLAEDICFKQNNQSRWYHFIATKLGDGFSVTIRDITRRKKMELQLESLAKIDALTAIANRRQFDEIIAHEWQRHQRQQQPLTLIIADVDNFKAYNDNYGHPQGDECLYQIAQGISRSVKRAGELVARYGGEEFAIILPNTSPQKAINLAKLIQKNIKELQIIHEYSPTNEVITLSLGIVTMIPSLNSGYERMINIADKALYQAKNSGKNKIVIAKPELM, translated from the coding sequence ATGTTCGAGAAAGAAACCTATGATTTATTAATAGTAGATGATATTGCTGAAAATATTAAAGTATTAGCTAATATTTTAACTCATAGTAATTATAATGTGAGAAAAGCACTAAGCGGAAAGGTTGCTTTAAGATCCATTAAATCTAGCCCTCCAGACTTAATTTTATTAGATATAAAAATGCCTGAAATGGACGGTTATCAAGTATGTCAAATTCTCAAAGAAGATCCAGAAACAAAGTCAATTCCTATTATTTTTATTAGTGCCTTAAATGAAGTTTTTGACAAGGTGAGAGCGTTTCAAATGGGAGCAGTAGATTATATAACTAAACCATTTCAAATTGAAGAAGTTATCGCCAGAATTAATAATCAATTAACTATTCAAAAACAGAAAAAATTACTACAACAAGAAATAGAAAAAAGAAAAGAAACAGAGGAGATACTATATCAATCACGGGCATTATTAGCCAGTATTTTAAATACCTCTTTAGATGGAATTGTTGCCTTACAAGCCGTGAGAAAACCTTTAAGCACCCATATTGATGATTTTCGCTGTTTGGTGGTTAATCCCGTGTTTGCCAAAATTATTAATCGTCATCGAGATGACTTAGTAGGTAAATTGGTGGGCAAAAAAATAATGTCAAAAATTGACCCCAATTTATTTAGTAAACTTGTAGATGTTGTTGATAATGGAGGAGTTTTAGCGGAGGATATTTGCTTTAAACAGAATAATCAGAGTCGTTGGTATCATTTCATCGCCACTAAATTGGGAGATGGTTTCTCCGTTACCATTAGAGATATTACCCGCAGAAAAAAAATGGAGTTGCAATTAGAATCTCTTGCTAAAATAGACGCATTAACTGCGATCGCAAATAGAAGACAGTTTGACGAAATTATAGCCCATGAATGGCAAAGACACCAAAGACAACAACAGCCACTAACCCTAATTATTGCGGATGTGGATAATTTCAAAGCCTATAACGATAACTATGGGCATCCCCAAGGAGATGAATGTTTATATCAAATTGCCCAAGGAATTAGTAGAAGCGTCAAAAGGGCGGGAGAATTAGTCGCCCGATATGGAGGGGAGGAATTTGCGATAATTTTACCTAATACTTCCCCTCAAAAAGCCATCAATTTAGCAAAGTTAATTCAGAAGAATATTAAAGAGTTACAAATTATTCATGAATATTCCCCTACAAATGAAGTTATCACCCTTAGTTTAGGAATAGTAACCATGATTCCTTCATTAAATAGCGGCTACGAAAGAATGATAAACATAGCCGATAAAGCCTTATATCAAGCAAAAAATAGCGGTAAGAATAAAATTGTAATAGCAAAACCAGAACTTATGTGA
- a CDS encoding DUF3124 domain-containing protein, producing MVWKIKHLILLFISFFIISCQAEETDNLELTKEPFINTEIVTIDDNFKPIMGEIIYVPAYSYIYYSNRQRSHSLAITLSLHNTDVELPIMIKSVKYYDSKGQLLEDYLSHPIQLNALSSTNFYIEDDDTRGGVGGNFLIEWVAQKEVSSPIAESVMVSTASTQGISFVSTGRIIKKLKFDDVK from the coding sequence ATGGTATGGAAAATTAAGCATTTAATATTATTGTTTATTTCTTTTTTTATTATCAGTTGTCAAGCAGAAGAAACAGATAATTTAGAGTTAACAAAAGAACCGTTTATTAATACAGAAATCGTTACCATAGATGATAATTTTAAACCCATAATGGGTGAAATTATCTATGTTCCTGCCTATTCTTATATTTATTATTCCAATCGTCAAAGAAGTCATAGTTTAGCCATTACCTTAAGTCTTCATAATACTGATGTAGAGTTGCCTATTATGATTAAATCTGTTAAATATTATGATAGTAAAGGACAATTATTAGAAGATTATTTATCCCATCCAATACAACTAAATGCTTTAAGTTCAACTAATTTTTATATAGAAGATGATGACACTAGGGGAGGAGTTGGGGGTAATTTTTTAATTGAATGGGTTGCACAAAAAGAAGTTTCTTCTCCTATTGCAGAATCTGTTATGGTTAGTACAGCTAGTACTCAGGGGATTTCTTTTGTCAGTACAGGAAGAATAATTAAAAAGTTAAAATTTGACGATGTAAAATAA
- the lpxC gene encoding UDP-3-O-acyl-N-acetylglucosamine deacetylase: MFKPFTLSGVGLHSGDVTTVKISPANREEGRFFVRVDLPNQPVIKASIESVSPTMLSTELTNGDVKIRTVEHLLAALWGCGIEGARIEIDGSEVPLLDGSAQEWVKHIELKDDDKISYSSEGEINEAIWVRKDDGFCVAFPSPEMKFSCGVDYPYPVLQNLWYSWYPQRETFQDAIAPARTFGFADQIEMLKSQGLIKGGSLENALVCDYNGWLNPPLRFENEAVRHKLLDFIGDLSLLGNIPRGHYLAYKASHQLHTELAKKIVKG, translated from the coding sequence ATGTTTAAACCATTTACTTTATCTGGTGTTGGGCTTCATTCTGGAGACGTTACCACAGTCAAAATATCCCCTGCGAATAGAGAAGAAGGGCGTTTTTTTGTGAGGGTAGATTTACCAAACCAACCAGTTATTAAAGCCTCAATAGAATCGGTTTCTCCTACGATGTTATCTACAGAGTTAACTAATGGAGATGTTAAAATTCGCACGGTTGAGCATTTATTAGCGGCGTTATGGGGATGCGGTATTGAAGGGGCAAGAATTGAAATTGATGGTAGTGAAGTTCCTTTGTTAGATGGTTCAGCACAAGAATGGGTAAAACACATTGAATTAAAAGATGATGATAAAATATCTTATTCTTCTGAGGGGGAAATTAATGAAGCAATTTGGGTGAGAAAAGATGATGGGTTTTGTGTGGCTTTTCCCTCCCCTGAGATGAAATTTAGTTGTGGGGTTGACTATCCTTATCCAGTATTGCAAAATTTATGGTATAGTTGGTATCCTCAAAGAGAAACTTTTCAAGATGCGATCGCACCTGCAAGAACATTTGGGTTCGCAGATCAAATTGAGATGTTAAAATCACAAGGGTTAATCAAGGGAGGTAGTTTAGAAAATGCCCTTGTATGTGATTATAATGGTTGGTTAAATCCACCACTTAGGTTTGAAAATGAAGCCGTTAGACATAAACTATTAGACTTTATTGGCGATTTAAGTTTATTGGGAAATATCCCTAGAGGACATTATTTAGCTTACAAAGCTAGTCATCAACTACATACGGAATTAGCAAAGAAAATAGTAAAAGGGTAA
- a CDS encoding ADP-ribosylglycohydrolase family protein → MSNNDISSLLGILIGTAIGDSVGLPAEGISRQRNHKIFRHQWHQRLLWRYGMISDDTEHTIFVAQCLIAHPNSSEKYVGRLAWCLRWWLLSLPAGVGLATLKSIIKLWLGFNPRYSGVDSAGNGAVMKSAIIGAFFAYNQDKLREYVCLSTRITHSDPRALIGAEAIASLTAWIIRDKFTQPPQIETLSTFLKQIGDKNREWILLVDAIIESLKEDLSVLQFAEKIGQKKGVSGYVYHTVPVVIFTWYRHFGNFPQALSAIYDCGGDTDTTGAILGALMGATVGLKGIPEDWINNLRDYPRNIELLHKIAQKLSNTIHNNYQPSQPIFYGWWWVLPRNIIFLLIVLCHGFRRLFPPY, encoded by the coding sequence GTGAGTAATAACGACATATCATCTTTATTAGGTATATTAATTGGTACAGCAATAGGTGATTCAGTAGGTTTACCCGCAGAAGGTATTTCTCGACAACGTAATCACAAAATCTTTAGGCATCAATGGCATCAGAGACTATTATGGCGTTATGGCATGATTAGTGATGACACAGAACATACTATATTTGTCGCTCAATGCTTAATTGCTCATCCTAATTCTTCAGAAAAATACGTTGGGCGATTAGCATGGTGTTTAAGATGGTGGTTACTATCTTTACCCGCAGGGGTTGGATTAGCTACCCTCAAATCCATTATTAAACTTTGGTTAGGATTTAACCCCCGTTATAGTGGCGTTGATTCAGCAGGTAATGGGGCGGTGATGAAAAGTGCAATTATAGGGGCTTTTTTTGCTTACAACCAAGATAAATTAAGAGAATATGTTTGTTTATCTACTAGAATAACCCATTCTGATCCTCGTGCTTTAATTGGAGCAGAAGCGATCGCATCTTTGACAGCATGGATAATTCGGGATAAATTCACTCAGCCTCCTCAGATAGAAACATTGTCAACTTTTTTGAAACAAATAGGGGATAAAAATAGAGAATGGATACTATTAGTTGACGCAATTATAGAAAGTTTAAAAGAAGATTTATCAGTATTGCAATTTGCTGAGAAAATCGGGCAAAAAAAAGGTGTTTCAGGTTATGTATATCATACTGTGCCTGTCGTTATCTTTACTTGGTATCGCCATTTTGGCAATTTTCCTCAAGCATTATCAGCTATTTATGACTGTGGAGGAGATACGGATACCACTGGTGCAATTTTAGGGGCATTAATGGGAGCAACGGTGGGCTTGAAAGGAATTCCAGAAGATTGGATCAATAATTTACGAGATTATCCCAGAAACATCGAACTTTTACACAAAATTGCTCAAAAATTATCAAATACGATTCATAATAATTATCAACCCAGTCAGCCCATTTTTTATGGTTGGTGGTGGGTATTACCTCGAAATATTATTTTTCTCTTGATTGTTTTATGTCATGGTTTTCGTCGTCTTTTTCCCCCCTATTAA